In a single window of the Petrotoga olearia DSM 13574 genome:
- the carA gene encoding glutamine-hydrolyzing carbamoyl-phosphate synthase small subunit, with protein sequence MKGFIKLNDSTIFEGEIISKKDFGQGEVVFNTSMTGYEESITDPSYAGEILVMTYPLIGNYGVNLENLQSKRPPIKGLIVKDYCQFPSHHTSQYSLLDYLDQYDVPVLNKVDTRALTKKLRTEGSMYGVIATQDYSLEVSTSTENLLDSVSTKETYRIQGDGPKIALIDLGVKKNIVKQLKSEGYDIYVFPYNSTKNDVDKVQPDLVLFSNGPGDPKKAKEAILLAKEFIGEKPLFGICLGHQIISLALGFNTVKMKFGHRGTNHPVKNLLNNKCYITSQNHGYMVEKESVKNKDLIITYINLNDQSIEGIMHKKYPIFTVQFHPECGPGVHDTAFIFKKIRGLICRQ encoded by the coding sequence ATGAAAGGATTTATAAAGTTAAACGATTCTACCATTTTTGAAGGAGAAATTATAAGTAAAAAAGATTTTGGACAAGGCGAAGTTGTCTTTAACACGTCTATGACTGGATACGAGGAATCAATAACGGATCCGTCTTATGCAGGAGAAATACTGGTAATGACCTATCCATTGATAGGAAATTATGGTGTAAATTTAGAGAATTTACAGTCAAAAAGACCCCCCATCAAAGGTTTGATAGTTAAAGATTACTGTCAATTTCCCTCTCATCACACATCTCAGTATTCACTTTTAGATTATTTAGACCAATATGATGTTCCAGTTTTAAATAAAGTGGATACAAGGGCCCTTACGAAAAAGTTAAGGACAGAAGGAAGTATGTATGGTGTAATAGCCACCCAAGACTATTCTTTGGAAGTTTCAACTTCCACGGAGAACTTACTTGATAGTGTTTCTACAAAGGAAACCTATAGAATTCAAGGAGACGGTCCGAAGATAGCATTAATAGACTTGGGAGTTAAGAAAAATATTGTAAAACAGCTCAAATCTGAAGGATACGATATTTACGTTTTTCCATATAACAGTACTAAAAATGATGTAGATAAGGTTCAACCCGATTTAGTATTATTCTCCAACGGTCCAGGTGATCCAAAAAAGGCAAAAGAAGCAATACTTTTAGCTAAAGAGTTTATAGGTGAGAAACCACTTTTTGGGATTTGTTTGGGTCATCAAATAATATCTTTGGCGTTGGGTTTTAATACTGTAAAAATGAAATTTGGTCATAGAGGTACCAACCATCCTGTGAAGAATTTATTGAATAATAAATGTTATATCACTTCTCAAAACCACGGTTATATGGTTGAAAAAGAGTCAGTGAAAAACAAAGATCTAATAATCACCTACATCAATTTGAATGATCAAAGTATCGAGGGAATTATGCACAAGAAGTATCCCATTTTTACCGTTCAGTTTCATCCAGAATGTGGTCCTGGGGTTCACGATACAGCTTTTATCTTTAAAAAAATAAGAGGTTTAATCTGTAGACAGTAA